The genomic window GGCATCGGTGCGGGCGATCAGGAAGAAGTGTGGGTCGGTCCTGGCGTCGGCCGCGGCCTTGACCCGGTCCACCATTTCACCCTGCGACACGATCTCCTTGCCCGGGCGGTGACCGCAGCGCTTGGCGCCGACCTGGTCTTCGATATGGCAGGCCGCAGCACCGGCCTTGATCAGCGACTTCACCGTGCGCGCGATGTTGAAGGCACTCGGACCGAAACCGGTATCGATATCCACCAGCAGCGGCAAGTCACAGACGTCGCTGATGCGACGCACGTCGATCAGCACATCTTCCATCGTGTTGATGCCCAGGTCCGGCAGACCCAGCGAACCGGCGGCAACGCCGCCACCGGACAGGTAGATGGCGCGGTAGCCGGCACGCTTGGCCAGCAGGGCGTGGTTGGCATTGATGGCACCCACGATCTGCAGTGGGTTTTCGGCGGCCAGTGCGGCGCGGAATGCAGCGCCGGCGGAAGAAAG from Stenotrophomonas nitritireducens includes these protein-coding regions:
- the prpB gene encoding methylisocitrate lyase gives rise to the protein MSLSSAGAAFRAALAAENPLQIVGAINANHALLAKRAGYRAIYLSGGGVAAGSLGLPDLGINTMEDVLIDVRRISDVCDLPLLVDIDTGFGPSAFNIARTVKSLIKAGAAACHIEDQVGAKRCGHRPGKEIVSQGEMVDRVKAAADARTDPHFFLIARTDAIQMEGVDAAIERALACVEAGADGIFAEAAYDLDTYKRFADAVKVPLLANITEFGATPLFSRDELASAGVAMQLFPLSAFRAANKAAESVYEAIRRDGHQRNVVDSMQTREELYDRIGYHAFEAQLDKVFADKGA